GGATAGCTTTCTGAGTTGGTGGACTTAGACATGTCTAGGAATGCTATCTGAATGAAAACTTTGCAAACGTAAGAGAAAATTGAAGTACTTAAGTTTGTCTGCCCCCGAGATCTGGCACCTTGCTTTCTTGAATGCTAGCATTTCAGGTCCCATACTGGGAAGCGATGTGGCTTTGTCGAGTATACACTTGATCTTCCAGATATATAATTACAGAAGGCAAGAGAACTAAACGAGCTAGCTATAATATGAGGCAGAAGGATTAAAAGCGGGAGATATTGAATTTCAGTTCATTATTACAAGCACTGCATTTCAGTGTCTTTCTTAGCAAGGCAACAAATTGACTGTCCTGCACTCTAGAGACACTCGATCACGACATCTATACACTTGAAAGGCCAGGAAATTCCACTTGACTGTGTTCATGTGTCTAGCACAAACTAGGTACGCAGTCGAAGCTATTTCTAACTTGTGACAATATATGCTTATATACACTGGCATGTTTCTGCGGCTTATTTCCCCCTCTGTATATCTGTATATGACTTCAGCAAAATGGTGTGTTAGTATGGCTTGACTTCACACTTCCCTTTGTCGAAGTCTAGGTGGTTGTAAAGGCATCTTTTACATGTACAAGCTTCTAAAGACTGATAAAAGAAGACGAGCACTGTGCTCTTGCATATCACTTATTCTGCAAACTCCGGAAATTGCTTAATTTCAGCTATAAACCGCATTGATCTAGAAGTTCTGCTACTACGAAGTCCTTGTTTCTTGGACCAAAGTAATTTGAGTCGGGTTGCCACCCAATTCTTCAAAAATAACCAATAGATTGCCTGTGGGATTCAACCACGATCTTGGAACGTGGTACCTGAAAATTAAAAGCTTATTAATAGGGgttcaaatcaaaatataaattaataaagaaaaagtgcAGTTCTACTTTTCTCACCATCTTTGAGAAGCCTCTCCACAACCACTTCGGCACTTATTCTCATTGAAAGTTCCAGCATAACTGCAGCCGCCACAACTGCCACGAGCTGTGTAAGCAGGCCAGTGGCGTCCGATGCTCCGACCATTTATCCATATCTCCCCCTTTCCCATGCTGTTCATGTCCAAGGCTAATGGACTACGTCCTGGGGGAGCATTGAAAGTAGCCTGCAAACAAAgcttaatttgttttttcaaaggAAAACCAGACAAGCAGTTATTATCAAGTGAAGTTTTCGGGGTGGGATCTTCACCTTGTACCAGGTCAGGGGCTGTCTTTGGGCCAACATTGAATCTTCAAGCCATTCAACTGAGGAACTACCGCTTAGGGTGTTGATGCTCAGATTTTCGCCCTTGAGACCGACCTGTTCTGGAAGAGCAAATATTtaggttttgaattttgaagatgGTGTAACAGATTATTCTCTATCTTGTATGGCATAGTATGAGTCATGTCTTAAACCAACATAAATCCACACATTATTACAACTAGTTAACTGAATATTAGTTTATCCACGCAAACCATTGATAACCAGGACTACTCAACCATCGAGAAATTTGAGCACAAAcatacttttattttaattcctttttcttttttttataaaaaaaagctCTGAGATATCAGTTTACTTGATTTTCATCTAACAACAATGAATCCACATTGGTGCAGTATCTTTTGTATCTGAACTTTTTGTTGAAAggcaaaagaagaacaaagcaGCAGCAGACCGAGTACAGATACCTTGTAACACCATTTCCATTTCGACATGTCCCACGTCCCAGAATCGAGACCCTTCAATGTGACTGGCCCAAGAACCCCGGTATTCCATGTCTCAAAATGCAGGCCAACATTCTGAATGTTGGAAACAGAAGTGGAGAAAGTACTAATGTTAGGATCCTCACATGCATATAGCTTAACAATATCATGTTGACTGGCAAAATACTGACCGGAAGCCCGATAGCTACACTCAATATCGACAGTTTGTTTATGCCAGCCCTCAGCTTCACATTATTACCATATGATAATTTTGGATTCTCTAATGATCCATATACGGACCCTGTATTACAGACAGACAATTACCCAAGTAACATATGTATTGAGATTTCAGGTACTGAAAGGATATTGCATTTTGGGATCTAGGCGGAAATTGATTTACCTGTGAGTTCACCATTGATGAAAACATGCATCGCATGTCCTGCAGACCATATGGTGAGCACAGGAGATTGGCCGCTTCTCAGAAATGCTTCATTAGGACTTATCGTGATGCTGAACAATCAACATGATCAGGAAAGTAAAATTGTAAGCACATGACAGTCCACTATATTGAAGTTTTCGCAATGCTTATGAGATGCAAGTCGCAAGCAGCACTCACTCTGTCGTGTACCACAAATAGTCTGAAGCATCTCTAGTGAGACTAATTTGCTCCAACAGCCCGTCCTTTGTAAATGTGTCGCTGCCAAAGGCAGAGACAGTTTCTTCTACGTACGACTGCCAAGAGAATCCACCAACTGGCACCATCTTATTCTGAGAACTCGATGCATTGACCTGTTTGAAAATTGATAATATTGTGTCATCCTTGAACTTAATCTCTTAAAAAGAATTGTTTAAGGGAAAGTAACGGAACATGTTAAATTGGAAAGAGTCGATGCAAAATGTCGTGGAACTGAATGGTCTTTGCCTTACCCTTGCAGTGTTGTAAACGGCAGTTTTGCAGTCTGGAAGAATGCTGATGGACCAAGGCAGCAAGTCATATTGCCCGTTTCCAAAATTGACTCTGACAGAATACTTCGTGTCGTAGTTTGCCAGGAAGGCTGCGCATCTGCTTCCAGCTTTGAACACGTGAGcctaagaaaaatagaatttgaCAGGTAAAAGTTTAATTAACAACCCACAAGGCTGTGAGAGTGTTTTTATGCATGTTCGTTTTAAGGGGGCTAGAGAATTAAACCTCTTGATTACTTCCAAGTGATTGCACTGCTGGATCAGCAGAAACCAGAGCCCATTCACTTTGCTTAATGGCTTTGTGCAAATCTCTCAAGTGACTCCATTTTGGTTCCCTCAGTAAACCTGTGACATTTACGTGAATTCTGATGTCAGGAAGATGACTTAGTAATCGCCATGATAGGATGTCATGAATTACTTCTAGACTTAGTCTTAAAAGGTTTAATGTTTAAGCAACGAGATGTAGATTTGCCTTCACTCATTTAAACTTCTGACGGTGTTACCAATTACTCCAGTCTTAAAGTAGTTAGATCCGTTGAATGCTCAAAGTGAAGCAAATTGAGGCACATGAGCAAAGTTAGCCTTGCCCACGCCAGGATACTAACAGTCTATTCCAAGTCACATACCGTATTCATCAAGAGGAGCGTCGTAGTCATAGCTGGTGGCAATGAAGGGACCACCAGCTGTCCTGCCAAAGTTGGTTCCTCCATGATACTAAAGACAACAAACAAGACCCATATAAAGAACAAGCAAGTATGCAATCATTTAAAAGGAGACAAAAAAGAAGGTTACTAATGATTATAATTCGCAGCATAATGGAAAGGCAAAATCAAGTGATTGATACAGAGGCACAGATGCTACGGAAGTCAAGATTACCATATAGTAATTGATGAATGAGCCACTGTTCTGAATGAAACTCGCGACCGAGAATGCCAAATCCTCTGCTGGCCTATAAGGCACTGCTCCCCCAAACTCAGTGTACCTAGAAATCATCATAATAATCAGGTTTGAATCTACATGACTGAGAAAGATACAGAGGGGAGGGGGGAAGTTGAAAATTTCAGCTTGTTCAGATATGCGCTCCTTCACATACCAGCCGGTCCAGTTTTCAGTCCACATCTTGGGTTTATTATTCGAGTTTGGTTTGAAATCTTTGAAGTAGAAGTCATTCCAGGTGTTAATCTGTCGCATAACGAATCAACATTAGTCAAGGacaggaaaaattattttctagaatCTGTCTTTACTCCCATCTTAGATAACTTTTACGAAATAAGTCAAGAATAACAACCATGCTGCGGAAAAACCCATCGTGCTTAAGTTTGAACATTGTTGTCAGGCCGTGCCATTTAAACGAAGTCAACAAGCGAAGTCAAGCCAAACCAGATTCGAGGCATATACATCGTTTCGGGACACAATAATTAAGTACCTATGGGGAAAGTTTCCTGACTCAATATGAAACTATGAAGAGCAAGAAAGAAtaaggaagaggaaaaattaaaagcacaTGGCATATGGAAAAAGGGGGACCTGTTTACGACCGTATAGGCCACCtaaagtttagaaaaaaaaaaaaaaaactgttgaaGAGACCCCACCAGCCTCGGAGGCCCTCAGTGATCACAAAACAGATGACATCGTAACCAACTTATATGGATATGTACATATATCTTATATAAATATAAGTTTAACTAACAAGATCCAGAAAAGTACAAACCACAGGATCAGGAGCATCATCTTGCTTGCACATAACCCATGGAACACCAGTGCCAAGTCCCACAGCCATACTTGCTGCCCATTTTGTGTATGCCTTGCCTGGTGCTCCAATTCCCCGTTCAACTAGTCCAAATTCATTCTCTATCTGCCAACAGACACAAAATTCCAAGCTCATCagctaaacaaaaatatcattaaaaattccaaGCAGGTATAGAAAATAATGTCCTTTATTGTCAAAAACCTTCTCTTTATTGTTGAGGAAAAAAACACCAATTGAAATGGTCCATCTTCTAGAAGGGGTTGTAGAAATGGTGGAACGTTTTCATACCTGAGATAATATTATTGGACCTCCCTGGGACTGAAACAACCTCTCTGCCTTCATCATGTTGACAATCTTCTGCGTGAACCTTTGCATTGCATCCTTCATTAAATGATTGATAAATGTTTCGTTAGTCAAAGGTttagaaatatgaaaaagattGATAAGGGAAATTTGTTCAGAAAAATGGACAACCTCGAATGGCTTATTGTTTGTCCTGAAAGCGATCCCTGGGACATATTTCAGCCAAACAGGGAATCCTCTGCATCACGAACCAGCACAAAAAACAGAGCACATGAGTTTCAAAATACATagcaaaataaattgaaaaaaaaaactactccttttcatttttatgctAGAAAATAGGTACCCAAAATTCCACTCGGCGCAGACGTAAGGCCCAATCCGGAGATGAACGTAAAGACCAGCTTGTTGCACCAGCTTGATGAACCGAACCAGATCATACCGGTCCCCAAAGTAGTACTGCAAAAAGggtgggaaaaaagaaaaggagagaacaggagaattcattaattttttaaattcattaatttttaaaagaaaaagggaaaacatgTAATCAGTGAATGAAAATGGTTATGTTATCCAAAGAAGATCATAAGTCGCATTACGTTTCCGGGAGCAGGTTCATGTCCGTTCCAGAAAACATAGGTTTGGATCACATCCAACCCCCCCTCTTTGGCCTTCCTTATGAGATCAGGCCACATCTGCAACCACGCGAAAGCCCAGAGACCAAATAAAATACGCTTCCTTttcgagaaaaaagaaaaaggtataGAAAGAGACATGTCGTGAGCTGCATTGGGATCGTCGCTACCTCAGGCGTGCTCCTGGGATAGTGAATGGAGCCCGAGATGAGGATCCTCCTCTTGCCATCAATGATGATAGCTTTTCTGTCGTAAGAAACAGAGCACGACACTGAAGATGCCCACGAGAGCAGAATCAATGCCAGCACCAGCTTGTGTCCAACCATGTTCCGACGTTTGAACCTTTCAAACCCGTGACCCTCACTCTCCAAAACCAAATAAAGGGGTGGACTTTCTTGCCCAATAACAGTGACAATGTTCTGGTCCTGATATCAGGAAAGAGGGGACGTATGAGGGGGGGTGTTTCGACGTGTCGATGGCGTTTGGTTTTGGAAAGCTGGGGGCTTTTGGAGTTGGTCATACAAACGACTGCCCGTTCCTTTATACTATTGAGCATGCAatgagagctagagagagagagagagaccggggGACAGAAAGAGGGAGTTTTGGTGAGTTGTTCGGTTGGTGTATTTTGAAGAGTGGGAAGAGAGTGGGAATCTTGGCAATTTATAAAGATTTCGAAGAGGAGGATTCGgttttttccttcattctcGTTGGTCCATTTCTGGTTATCTTTAGAAGGGGTCTCGTTGCATCATTTGCCACGGTTACTTTGGCATTGGCGAGAAAATCGGTATTTGACATTGCACCTGTTCAAACCAAAAGCATTCAATTAGACCCTTTTAGAAGATGGAccatttcaattgttttttttttcctcaataaTAAGAGAATGTTTTtgatgttgtaaaatattgcgttaCGAATATATAAtggagaagagattgagaagagaaaataagtgaacactagagatagtagagaaagccagaTGAGAGAGTTTTATTTCCAGTATCTCACTGTCGTTCTGTTGTTGTtcttgtacatcaaaactaaactcttatttataggagaacaaaaATGTACtaatcattaatatcaatgtatcgaattaTTAATGTACTGGATAAGGGAGATGAACGTTCATTGTAAATGAAGATATACTTAAAATGTATGATACAAATATatcataataagtacattagataagatgaatataatgaatatttatttatgtatttcataacatttgacagatttttttttttttttcagtttgagTTAATAATGAATGGTGGGTTTTTTCTATTATCCGGATGACACgataaatagaaattaattGTCGTACAAATCTTTTATGGGAGCATGAATTCTTCATGGGTCTTAATGTGAGTTCTTAAATTTCTTGACATGTCATtgcattaatttaatataattagcttgaaaaaaaaaagttatctaaGGATTTTTGTTATTTCGAATCATGTCGTTTAGATTTTTGTAATACTTGGCTAACTTCTCTTCTATCTAGCGACATATCCATCTTTATTACTATATAGTCAAATTTTGGATTAGGTATCAATTGGGGAAATTGCTAAAAAAAGTTTTGAACCTATTGTATCTATGCtgattgagtcataaatcttttgactaTGGTTGGTTGTATGGATTTCTTATCAAGATAGAACtggatataataaaatataaaatctaaGAATTGTGTTATGTCCTATTTACTATTTGATGAATCACAATAATAAGtcaaatatattcatatcatattttGTACTTATTTGGTATAAATGGCATATCGATGTGAATGAacctaaaatattcataaagGGAGATGGTAAAAATCCCTCGTGACATCcttgcctactttatttttatatgcttatttttattttatttttcctctctgttttaatcatttcatttttttatttctttttccccttattattctctaataaaattttattaaatagtaaaccgCATTAATATGTATAAATTGCTAAAATGCTTAAAATATatactaaatataaatatattatatattgaatttatattataaatagaattaaatttgaagatataaataataataataataataaactaaaaaaaaactaaattgttatcttttgttattttgaatttttatattagaattcaaatataatttctattgaaatgtaatttaattttcttaatttaagaagtttgttatttgagaaaaaaatatttatattagatATTAATTCTATCAACTTTCATCTCACCTCTcttatgggataattttatttaatttatatcatttttatatctgactttatccTTTAGCAAGCAACAAACAAAAGGtataactttaccaaaaaaaaaaaaaaacccaaacaaacaaacaaagggTATAATAAACTTTATCATACTTTAAATTTTATCCCAATTTTGTCAAACGCGGTATTtatgttttgctaattgagtccacTCGATTGACTTTAGTTGAAAATTATTGACTTAGACGCCACCTATTTTACGTGGCACGACTAGTGccgacatagataatttttataattattctaaaatttttagatttttttctttcttttcatttcttttcttccaagcccaacgAGGGCCATTGCTTGTCAAAAGGGAGGGTCGGCCGACCTACATCATCTGTAAGCGAGGATTCACAACCCTTGCCTAAGGGCC
This genomic stretch from Eucalyptus grandis isolate ANBG69807.140 chromosome 3, ASM1654582v1, whole genome shotgun sequence harbors:
- the LOC104438320 gene encoding beta-galactosidase isoform X1, with the translated sequence MVGHKLVLALILLSWASSVSCSVSYDRKAIIIDGKRRILISGSIHYPRSTPEMWPDLIRKAKEGGLDVIQTYVFWNGHEPAPGNYYFGDRYDLVRFIKLVQQAGLYVHLRIGPYVCAEWNFGGFPVWLKYVPGIAFRTNNKPFEDAMQRFTQKIVNMMKAERLFQSQGGPIILSQIENEFGLVERGIGAPGKAYTKWAASMAVGLGTGVPWVMCKQDDAPDPVINTWNDFYFKDFKPNSNNKPKMWTENWTGWYTEFGGAVPYRPAEDLAFSVASFIQNSGSFINYYMYHGGTNFGRTAGGPFIATSYDYDAPLDEYGLLREPKWSHLRDLHKAIKQSEWALVSADPAVQSLGSNQEAHVFKAGSRCAAFLANYDTKYSVRVNFGNGQYDLLPWSISILPDCKTAVYNTARVNASSSQNKMVPVGGFSWQSYVEETVSAFGSDTFTKDGLLEQISLTRDASDYLWYTTDITISPNEAFLRSGQSPVLTIWSAGHAMHVFINGELTGSVYGSLENPKLSYGNNVKLRAGINKLSILSVAIGLPNVGLHFETWNTGVLGPVTLKGLDSGTWDMSKWKWCYKVGLKGENLGLNSGTWDMSKWKWSYKVGLKGEAQSLHTQSGSSSVEWLEGSTLAQKQLLTWYKATFNAPLGHAPLALDMNSMGKGQMWINGQSIGRHWPAYTARGSCGSCIYAGTFNENKCRSNCGEPSQRWYHIPRSWLKPTGNQLVIFEEWGGDPTQISLVQAERT
- the LOC104438320 gene encoding beta-galactosidase isoform X2 → MVGHKLVLALILLSWASSVSCSVSYDRKAIIIDGKRRILISGSIHYPRSTPEMWPDLIRKAKEGGLDVIQTYVFWNGHEPAPGNYYFGDRYDLVRFIKLVQQAGLYVHLRIGPYVCAEWNFGGFPVWLKYVPGIAFRTNNKPFEDAMQRFTQKIVNMMKAERLFQSQGGPIILSQIENEFGLVERGIGAPGKAYTKWAASMAVGLGTGVPWVMCKQDDAPDPVINTWNDFYFKDFKPNSNNKPKMWTENWTGWYTEFGGAVPYRPAEDLAFSVASFIQNSGSFINYYMYHGGTNFGRTAGGPFIATSYDYDAPLDEYGLLREPKWSHLRDLHKAIKQSEWALVSADPAVQSLGSNQEAHVFKAGSRCAAFLANYDTKYSVRVNFGNGQYDLLPWSISILPDCKTAVYNTARVNASSSQNKMVPVGGFSWQSYVEETVSAFGSDTFTKDGLLEQISLTRDASDYLWYTTDITISPNEAFLRSGQSPVLTIWSAGHAMHVFINGELTGSVYGSLENPKLSYGNNVKLRAGINKLSILSVAIGLPNVGLHFETWNTGVLGPVTLKGLDSGTWDMSKWKWCYKVGLKGENLSINTLSGSSSVEWLEDSMLAQRQPLTWYKATFNAPPGRSPLALDMNSMGKGEIWINGRSIGRHWPAYTARGSCGGCSYAGTFNENKCRSGCGEASQRWYHVPRSWLNPTGNLLVIFEELGGNPTQITLVQETRTS